In Caproicibacterium amylolyticum, a genomic segment contains:
- a CDS encoding phage portal protein, translated as MVDMTKPFWFEDVPFEREHQQRISNVLDIKQYFLRMHKVLKRPDFKFKGETYTTAKIVLQTLKIIENFHASYILGNPISITGEQNIVKEFNRIYKKGRYNTADYQIAQDLAKYGNAFEYDYMDNNVVKPHIIPNESAYPVYDDAENYIAFVEYWKDADTGTAHYYVYYPDKVQIWKDNVMVSEKPNLTGLPIHYASLDKTAYNFFGDSPMNDLIPIMDKIENLLSKLDDAITTLSMNPLGVCAGRATDASVSKDMCGEMLVFEAGGGFKYASATLDYNSIKLELDNLIQQLYTIACVPSAVVGQSNIANVSEISLKLLFSQSDNRAKQMTKVLKDGFYLRFEYFRKLLALQGKTFTDDDFDEVDVTFNYNRPVDTQSMINELKTQYDMGAISKQTVIDLSPYTTNTALEMQRLQDKDEVPIQDNKNDVKI; from the coding sequence ATGGTAGATATGACAAAACCATTTTGGTTTGAAGATGTTCCTTTTGAGCGTGAACACCAACAGCGTATTAGCAACGTGTTAGACATAAAGCAGTATTTTCTGAGAATGCATAAGGTGCTGAAACGTCCTGATTTTAAATTTAAAGGTGAAACCTATACAACTGCAAAGATTGTATTGCAAACATTAAAGATTATCGAAAATTTCCATGCTTCCTACATATTGGGCAATCCTATTTCAATCACAGGCGAGCAGAATATTGTAAAGGAATTCAATAGGATTTATAAAAAGGGGCGTTACAATACAGCAGATTATCAAATTGCACAGGATTTGGCAAAGTATGGTAATGCCTTTGAGTATGATTATATGGATAATAATGTAGTGAAACCTCACATCATTCCTAACGAGAGTGCTTATCCAGTTTATGATGATGCAGAAAATTATATTGCTTTTGTAGAATATTGGAAAGATGCCGATACAGGCACAGCACATTATTATGTATATTATCCTGATAAAGTGCAAATTTGGAAAGATAATGTAATGGTTTCTGAAAAACCAAACCTTACAGGATTGCCAATCCATTATGCGTCATTGGATAAGACAGCATATAATTTCTTTGGTGATAGTCCGATGAATGACTTAATTCCTATTATGGATAAAATTGAAAATCTGCTATCAAAGTTGGATGATGCTATTACTACATTATCAATGAATCCTCTTGGTGTTTGTGCTGGACGTGCTACAGATGCAAGTGTAAGTAAAGATATGTGCGGCGAAATGCTTGTATTTGAAGCAGGTGGCGGCTTTAAGTATGCTAGTGCTACACTGGATTATAATAGTATAAAACTGGAATTGGACAATCTTATCCAACAGTTGTATACAATCGCTTGTGTGCCGAGTGCAGTAGTAGGACAAAGCAATATTGCTAATGTAAGTGAAATTTCATTGAAATTGTTATTTAGTCAGAGCGACAACAGAGCGAAGCAAATGACTAAGGTGCTGAAAGATGGATTTTACCTGCGCTTTGAATATTTTAGGAAATTACTGGCATTACAAGGCAAGACATTTACAGATGATGATTTTGATGAAGTAGATGTCACATTCAATTACAATCGTCCAGTTGATACACAAAGCATGATTAACGAACTAAAGACACAATATGATATGGGTGCTATTTCTAAGCAAACAGTTATTGACCTTAGTCCATATACGACTAATACAGCGTTGGAGATGCAACGACTACAGGATAAAGATGAAGTCCCAATTCAGGACAACAAGAATGATGTAAAAATTTAG
- the pepF gene encoding oligoendopeptidase F, translating to MSDQRVKTRAEIAASDKWAIEKIYPDTKAWRADFEQLKAEAEKLPQFSGKLNKADQLLAFFKLDEKVSRTAGKLAEYANRRADEDTANAEFIALRAEINAYLSELAAKEAYFEPEILSYPERTVEQELKEQPALGLYRFALEQILKKKPHTLDSRSETLLAAVSDCLEGPSNAYDFLTDADMTFPEIHNEDGQLVELTESTYHRFITSKDRQVRKEAFQALFNTYGKYQNTFASLLTSSVKNFVFMAKQHHYTSALQCSLAPNNIPTEVYHTALKTINAHLNSLHRYVSLKKKLLKLSDMHMYDLYVPVIDVPERHYEFDEAVQTVKEGLAPLGKEYLDLFSKGIESGWVDRYPNKGKCSGAYSSGCYDVQPYVLLNFNYDLNSVSTLAHEMGHSLHTYYSTKNQPYIYSDYSLFCAETASTTNEALLIHHLIDKETDQNRKLYLINSQLEQIRTTVFRQLLFAEFELFTHEKAEAGVQLTAKELRAFWHDVNVKYYGPEMTVDSENDMEWARIPHFYRDFYVYQYATGYAAANSFSRMILSGGEDAVEKYKGFLKSGSSDYPINVLRKAGVDMATAKPMEDVIHTFDELLDMLERAL from the coding sequence TTGAGTGACCAGAGGGTAAAAACCAGAGCAGAAATTGCCGCCAGTGATAAATGGGCGATTGAAAAAATTTATCCTGACACAAAAGCGTGGAGGGCAGATTTTGAACAGCTGAAAGCAGAGGCAGAAAAATTGCCGCAGTTCAGCGGAAAACTGAACAAAGCTGACCAGTTGCTGGCGTTCTTCAAGCTGGATGAAAAGGTTTCCAGAACAGCCGGTAAACTTGCGGAATATGCCAACCGGCGTGCCGACGAAGATACTGCTAACGCAGAATTCATTGCGCTGCGTGCAGAAATCAACGCGTATTTGTCGGAATTGGCGGCAAAAGAAGCATACTTTGAGCCGGAAATTCTTTCTTATCCGGAGAGAACCGTCGAGCAGGAACTAAAAGAACAGCCGGCACTGGGACTTTACCGTTTTGCGCTGGAGCAGATTTTAAAGAAAAAGCCGCATACACTGGACAGCCGCAGTGAAACACTGTTGGCAGCAGTTTCTGACTGTCTGGAGGGACCCTCCAATGCTTATGATTTCCTGACGGATGCGGATATGACATTCCCTGAAATCCACAATGAGGATGGCCAGTTGGTTGAGCTGACAGAGAGCACTTATCACCGCTTCATCACTTCCAAAGACCGGCAGGTGCGCAAGGAGGCATTTCAGGCGCTGTTCAATACCTATGGAAAGTACCAGAATACTTTTGCTTCCTTGCTGACCTCTTCCGTAAAAAACTTTGTTTTTATGGCAAAGCAGCATCATTATACCTCTGCTTTGCAGTGCTCGCTTGCCCCAAACAATATTCCAACGGAAGTTTACCATACAGCGCTGAAAACCATTAACGCCCATTTGAATTCACTCCATCGTTATGTGAGCTTGAAAAAAAAGCTGCTGAAGCTTTCTGATATGCACATGTATGACCTGTATGTGCCGGTCATCGATGTACCAGAAAGGCATTACGAATTTGATGAGGCGGTGCAGACGGTAAAGGAGGGTCTGGCACCGCTCGGCAAAGAATACCTTGATTTGTTCAGCAAAGGCATTGAAAGTGGCTGGGTTGACCGCTATCCGAACAAAGGCAAGTGTTCCGGTGCATATTCCTCTGGCTGCTATGATGTGCAGCCTTATGTTCTGCTGAATTTCAACTATGACCTTAACAGTGTTTCTACGCTGGCACATGAAATGGGTCACTCGCTGCACACTTATTACTCCACGAAAAATCAGCCGTATATTTACTCGGATTATTCTCTTTTCTGTGCAGAAACAGCCTCTACTACCAATGAAGCACTGCTGATTCACCACCTGATTGACAAGGAAACCGACCAAAACCGGAAGCTGTATCTGATTAATTCCCAGCTTGAGCAGATTCGCACTACGGTGTTCCGTCAGCTGCTGTTTGCAGAGTTTGAACTTTTCACGCACGAAAAAGCGGAAGCAGGTGTGCAGCTGACAGCGAAGGAACTGCGTGCTTTCTGGCATGATGTCAACGTGAAATACTATGGCCCCGAAATGACGGTCGATTCCGAAAATGATATGGAGTGGGCAAGGATTCCGCATTTTTACCGCGACTTCTATGTGTATCAGTATGCAACCGGTTATGCTGCTGCCAATTCCTTCAGCCGCATGATTCTGAGCGGGGGAGAAGATGCTGTCGAGAAGTACAAAGGCTTCCTTAAGAGTGGCAGCAGTGATTACCCAATCAATGTGCTGCGCAAAGCCGGTGTGGACATGGCAACCGCCAAGCCGATGGAAGACGTGATCCACACCTTTGACGAACTGTTGGATATGCTGGAACGTGCTCTGTAA
- a CDS encoding IS3 family transposase (programmed frameshift) yields MSTGKTGTRYDEDFKRTLVNLYQSGGKSQAALCKEYGVSITALGRWIKQYSIVETDDGEILTAKQVKDLQKRNAQLEEELLILKKANCHLHATLKQRLEAIHKLRFQHNIKLLCKVLGVNRSTYYKHYNTEPADRTKDNQTIAKLILKIYADYNKRLGAYKITYVLQRDYGINISVGRVYRLMRTLKLPRMSTEKPYKNYKHRDNGECTNHLHQEFNQQTPNIVWASDFTYIKVAGKWYYLCIVMDLFSRKVISWNISGKPDVDLVMTAFKKAYDRRNCPSGLMFHSDRGSQYTAFSFRQLLDSLNVVQSFSKKGYPFDNACCESFFKYLKKEETNRKAYHSLQELQLSIFQYIEGYYNSRRPHGSLRMLTPNEKEELFWNQA; encoded by the exons ATGTCCACTGGTAAAACCGGAACCCGATATGACGAAGATTTCAAACGAACTCTCGTCAACCTTTATCAATCTGGCGGCAAATCACAAGCAGCACTCTGTAAAGAGTATGGCGTTTCTATCACCGCACTTGGCCGTTGGATTAAACAATACTCAATCGTCGAAACGGATGATGGCGAAATACTAACTGCTAAGCAGGTCAAAGACCTCCAAAAGCGTAATGCTCAGCTTGAGGAGGAACTCCTTATACTAAAAAAAGCGA ATTGCCATCTTCACGCCACACTCAAACAACGATTAGAAGCTATTCATAAGCTCCGTTTCCAACACAATATCAAGCTCCTTTGTAAGGTTCTTGGCGTTAATCGAAGTACTTACTATAAGCATTACAACACCGAACCGGCTGATCGTACAAAAGACAATCAAACGATTGCAAAGCTTATTCTTAAAATCTATGCAGATTATAACAAACGTCTTGGAGCTTACAAGATTACCTATGTTCTCCAGCGTGATTATGGCATTAACATCAGTGTCGGACGAGTGTACCGACTGATGAGGACTCTAAAACTTCCACGGATGTCCACCGAAAAACCTTATAAAAATTATAAGCATCGGGACAACGGCGAGTGTACCAACCACCTTCACCAGGAGTTCAATCAGCAAACTCCAAACATTGTCTGGGCAAGTGATTTCACATACATCAAAGTTGCCGGCAAATGGTATTATCTTTGTATTGTAATGGATTTATTTTCTCGCAAAGTCATCTCCTGGAACATATCAGGCAAGCCAGATGTCGACCTCGTCATGACTGCGTTCAAAAAAGCTTATGATAGAAGAAACTGCCCTTCTGGACTTATGTTTCATTCTGATCGAGGATCTCAGTATACTGCTTTTTCATTTCGACAGCTTCTAGATTCTCTTAATGTTGTGCAATCATTTTCCAAAAAGGGCTATCCTTTTGATAATGCTTGCTGTGAAAGTTTCTTCAAATATCTAAAAAAAGAAGAAACCAACAGGAAAGCTTATCACTCCCTACAGGAATTACAGTTGTCCATATTCCAATATATTGAAGGATAC
- a CDS encoding TPM domain-containing protein: MKQGIKRLACAFLCVLVFAASGIAAFADGIQVPEPTTNFANDFAGVLSQSTKDQINAESKKLEKEKGIQFVVVTVENLNNESVEDYANALFSKWGIGSKETDKGLLLLLSTGDRKDKIEVGNGLQGDLTDVEAKDLLDTGKSYLKKNDFDAGIREIYVKTLGKLGIEASEISAPENKEENNIPKSFVKVGTVVFILIIVLLSLFGGRHHHHHYFGGGFGGFGGFGGFNGNDDTFFGGSSGGGGGFGGFSGGGGSSDGGGASGSF, encoded by the coding sequence ATGAAACAAGGAATCAAACGGTTGGCATGCGCTTTTTTGTGTGTTCTGGTGTTTGCTGCTTCTGGCATTGCGGCTTTTGCTGACGGTATTCAGGTACCAGAGCCTACCACAAACTTTGCAAATGACTTTGCCGGAGTTCTTTCCCAAAGTACCAAAGACCAAATCAATGCGGAAAGCAAAAAACTGGAAAAAGAAAAGGGAATCCAGTTCGTCGTAGTAACCGTGGAGAATCTAAACAATGAGTCTGTTGAAGACTATGCGAATGCACTTTTCAGCAAGTGGGGCATTGGCAGCAAAGAAACAGATAAAGGGCTGCTTTTGCTGCTTTCAACAGGTGACAGAAAGGATAAGATTGAAGTCGGCAACGGCCTGCAGGGCGACTTGACAGATGTAGAAGCAAAGGATTTATTGGATACTGGAAAATCTTATCTGAAGAAAAATGACTTTGATGCCGGTATCCGTGAGATTTATGTAAAGACGCTTGGGAAATTGGGCATAGAAGCATCAGAGATTTCAGCTCCGGAAAATAAAGAGGAGAATAATATTCCAAAGTCATTTGTAAAAGTAGGTACTGTAGTTTTTATTCTCATTATTGTACTTCTCAGCCTTTTTGGTGGTCGGCATCATCACCATCATTATTTTGGCGGCGGTTTCGGTGGCTTCGGTGGTTTTGGTGGCTTTAATGGCAACGACGATACATTTTTCGGCGGTTCCTCCGGTGGGGGCGGTGGCTTCGGCGGCTTTTCCGGTGGGGGCGGTTCCTCAGACGGCGGCGGCGCGTCAGGCAGCTTTTAA
- a CDS encoding LemA family protein, with protein sequence MSTGGIIGIGILVVIVILVIASISTYNGLVTKRQNVKTQLSQIDTELQRRNDLIPNLVNTVKGAANVEKSIYDDIANARTKLAGASSVKEKDAANTELDGAVSRLLVVAEQYPTVQSNSQFRDLTVELEGTENRIRQTRGKYNTAAGEYNADIQKFPTSLIANMTGFREADLFKADDSATKVPTVDFSSSTASTK encoded by the coding sequence ATGAGCACCGGCGGCATAATTGGTATCGGCATTCTGGTGGTCATTGTTATTTTGGTGATTGCATCCATCAGCACTTACAATGGTCTTGTAACCAAACGGCAGAATGTAAAAACACAGCTTTCACAGATTGACACGGAGCTGCAGCGCCGCAATGACCTGATTCCGAACCTTGTGAACACGGTGAAAGGTGCGGCAAATGTAGAAAAAAGCATCTATGACGACATTGCCAATGCACGCACAAAGCTGGCTGGTGCCAGTTCCGTAAAGGAAAAAGATGCAGCCAACACAGAACTGGACGGTGCAGTCAGCCGTTTGCTGGTCGTTGCGGAACAGTATCCAACGGTGCAGTCCAACAGTCAGTTCCGTGACCTGACCGTGGAACTGGAAGGAACGGAAAACCGTATCCGCCAGACACGCGGCAAGTACAATACCGCAGCAGGAGAGTACAATGCGGATATTCAAAAATTCCCGACAAGCCTGATTGCAAATATGACCGGTTTTCGGGAGGCGGATCTTTTCAAGGCAGATGACTCGGCTACCAAAGTACCAACCGTGGACTTTTCCAGCAGTACTGCGTCCACAAAATAA
- a CDS encoding thymidine kinase, producing MSNLPKELRFYYGVVGSSKTANALMTRYNYQEKGYSVLLMKPSVDTRDGYNIVKSRIGLEAEAVIVEPGQSLTAYFEHHSLPDVIIADEAQFFTAQQVEEFKDISARIPVYCYGLKVDFRTQLFEGSRRLLELADTCIEIEALCRCGNKATVNARFDSAGNIIREGSQILLGGNDTYLAMCYHCWKRVNNVHEKEESQIVHAVK from the coding sequence ATGTCAAATTTGCCGAAGGAATTGCGCTTTTATTATGGAGTTGTAGGTTCCTCAAAAACCGCAAATGCGCTTATGACACGTTATAATTACCAGGAGAAAGGTTACAGCGTTCTGCTGATGAAGCCAAGCGTAGATACGCGGGATGGGTACAATATCGTAAAGTCCCGCATCGGATTGGAAGCAGAAGCGGTCATTGTTGAGCCGGGGCAGTCGCTGACTGCGTACTTTGAGCATCATTCGCTGCCGGACGTTATTATTGCCGATGAGGCACAGTTCTTTACAGCACAGCAGGTGGAAGAATTCAAAGACATCAGTGCGCGCATTCCAGTGTACTGTTACGGTTTAAAGGTGGATTTTCGGACACAACTTTTTGAGGGAAGCAGGCGGCTGTTGGAGCTTGCGGATACCTGTATTGAAATTGAAGCACTGTGCAGATGCGGCAATAAAGCAACTGTCAATGCCCGCTTTGACAGTGCCGGAAATATCATTCGGGAGGGCAGCCAGATCCTTTTGGGCGGTAATGATACCTACCTTGCCATGTGCTATCATTGCTGGAAACGTGTGAATAATGTTCACGAAAAAGAAGAATCGCAAATTGTACATGCAGTGAAATAA
- a CDS encoding M42 family metallopeptidase yields the protein MDYTDYILDQLKHLTAIDSPSGFTAAVTDYTVDQLKRLGFAPHKTNKGCVVCELGGEEHPVILSAHIDTLGGIVAQVKANGRLRITNIGGLNANNCETENCKIYTRSGKVYDGTLQMNDPSIHVNGDYSKQERTFKGMEVVLDEDVAKKEDTEALGICNGDFVCFDPRTTVTKSGYIKSRFLDDKLSVAILLGFAKKIRDEQLQLKRKVYVFITVYEEVGHGACGALPADAEEILSVDMGCVGEGLECTERKVSICAEDSGGPYDYSVTTELVNCAKQGGLDYAVDIYPHYGSDAEAALFAGYDLKHGLIGAGVYASHGYERSHVNGVKNTFELLNLYLKQS from the coding sequence ATGGATTATACAGACTACATACTGGACCAGTTGAAACATTTAACAGCGATTGACAGCCCCAGCGGCTTTACGGCCGCTGTAACGGATTATACCGTCGACCAACTGAAAAGACTCGGCTTTGCGCCGCACAAGACCAACAAAGGCTGCGTGGTGTGCGAGCTTGGCGGTGAGGAACACCCGGTTATCCTTTCCGCACATATTGACACACTCGGCGGGATTGTTGCGCAGGTGAAGGCAAACGGACGTCTGCGCATTACAAATATTGGCGGGCTGAACGCCAATAACTGCGAAACAGAAAACTGCAAAATTTATACTCGTTCCGGCAAGGTTTACGATGGTACACTCCAGATGAACGATCCCTCTATTCATGTAAACGGTGATTACTCCAAACAGGAGCGTACTTTTAAAGGTATGGAAGTCGTCCTTGATGAGGATGTCGCAAAGAAAGAAGATACAGAGGCTCTGGGTATCTGCAATGGTGACTTTGTCTGCTTTGACCCGCGCACAACGGTGACGAAGAGTGGTTACATTAAGAGCCGATTCCTGGATGATAAGCTTTCGGTTGCTATTTTGCTGGGTTTTGCGAAAAAGATTCGTGACGAACAGCTCCAGCTTAAACGCAAGGTCTATGTTTTTATTACGGTTTACGAAGAAGTCGGTCATGGTGCCTGCGGGGCACTGCCTGCGGATGCAGAAGAAATTCTCAGCGTGGACATGGGATGTGTTGGCGAAGGATTGGAGTGCACTGAGCGGAAAGTCAGCATTTGTGCGGAGGATTCCGGTGGTCCGTATGATTACAGCGTAACAACGGAACTGGTAAACTGCGCAAAGCAAGGTGGGCTGGATTATGCGGTGGATATTTATCCGCACTACGGTTCTGACGCAGAGGCAGCGCTTTTTGCTGGCTATGATCTGAAGCATGGCTTGATCGGTGCGGGTGTATATGCTTCCCACGGCTATGAACGCTCCCATGTAAATGGTGTAAAAAACACGTTTGAACTGCTGAATCTGTACTTGAAGCAAAGCTGA
- a CDS encoding L-rhamnose/proton symporter RhaT, with protein sequence MITAYLLLLLSGICQGSFGLGYKKYAPLSWEAFWWIYSLFCLLVSIGWAAAAQPELFPLLVQAGFGKLWLPFLCGVVWGVSTIAFSKSVLLIGISLCFGINMGTSAAIGSVLPFCLSGKQPSASSVGFLAGGLLLTLLGIAVITKAGLMKEQAQKSGNTKLGIRLAVISGLCSGIMNVGFDKAAPLGKAAADSTAAAAVQWLPVLTGGMAASILCCTVLLFKKKTWHTFACKGAVGRSGILFLTSLVWLAALALYGIAAKKIGDAGSSICWLIFNALALVVSNLWGLKTGEWKGAQKAKKVLLLGNIIIVASWLLTVQI encoded by the coding sequence ATGATCACTGCTTACCTGCTGCTTCTGCTCTCCGGAATCTGTCAAGGAAGTTTCGGGCTCGGCTACAAAAAATATGCTCCGCTTTCTTGGGAAGCTTTCTGGTGGATTTACTCACTGTTCTGCCTTCTGGTTTCGATTGGTTGGGCCGCTGCTGCTCAGCCGGAATTGTTCCCACTTTTGGTACAGGCCGGATTTGGCAAACTGTGGCTGCCATTTTTGTGCGGTGTGGTTTGGGGTGTTTCCACTATTGCGTTTTCAAAATCAGTACTGCTGATTGGAATTTCACTTTGCTTTGGCATCAATATGGGAACCTCCGCGGCAATCGGTTCAGTGCTTCCATTCTGCCTTTCCGGAAAGCAGCCGTCTGCATCATCCGTTGGCTTTTTAGCCGGTGGACTGCTGCTGACGCTGCTTGGTATTGCTGTGATTACAAAAGCCGGATTGATGAAAGAGCAGGCACAAAAAAGCGGCAATACAAAGCTTGGCATCCGGCTCGCCGTTATTTCTGGGCTGTGCTCCGGGATCATGAACGTTGGTTTTGACAAAGCTGCTCCGCTGGGAAAAGCCGCAGCTGATTCCACTGCCGCAGCCGCTGTGCAGTGGCTGCCTGTGCTGACTGGCGGTATGGCAGCTTCCATCCTCTGCTGCACCGTGCTGCTATTTAAAAAGAAAACATGGCATACTTTTGCCTGCAAAGGCGCAGTGGGCAGAAGCGGAATCCTTTTCCTTACATCTCTGGTATGGTTGGCTGCACTGGCACTGTATGGAATCGCTGCAAAAAAGATAGGCGATGCTGGCAGCAGCATCTGCTGGCTGATTTTCAACGCTCTGGCGCTGGTGGTCAGCAATCTGTGGGGGCTAAAGACCGGCGAATGGAAAGGCGCACAAAAAGCAAAAAAGGTTCTGCTTCTTGGCAACATTATCATTGTTGCTTCCTGGCTGTTGACAGTGCAGATTTAA
- a CDS encoding methyl-accepting chemotaxis protein, with product MKKLKELKIKQKLAGSFITMIILILILSFISVFAMNRLVNTEAEMQGRMDSLPVLTEVMQDSLSIQSVGNAAVLNGNNASEYQELTKRLDTYTADYKTKHAALMQTVKTAEWQEKLNAAEKLYENSYEPKLKQAIEAAQGAGSTSSASSLLKEASTVGDQILNTYQQFMSVRQQNSKTSYDENTAETRIIFIVILIIAAFSLVVAVTLEVRITKSISKPLNELSDSAVQLSYGNLKARSNYISEDEIGVASAALNDSFASLQDVVSEVSQILEDISKGKCDHTEVRTYKGDFAPISKALNIILNNLNEIFTSINESAAQVESGSSEVANGAQALAQGATEQASSVEELSSQIEEVSKKVQENSTGITAIASEMNSAASQAETGNEQMNEMLTAMNNIATSSEEIGKIIKVIDNIAFQTNILALNASVEAARAGAAGKGFAVVAEEVRNLASRSADAAKQTSVLIASSTGKVQDGLTLADNTAKALSEIAESIQTINTKINDIENASTAQATAISQINLGVEQVSAVIQTNSATAQQSAAASEELSKQAENLKGEINWIQLRK from the coding sequence ATGAAGAAACTGAAAGAACTGAAAATCAAGCAAAAATTAGCCGGCAGTTTTATAACAATGATCATTCTGATTTTGATACTGTCATTTATCAGTGTTTTTGCGATGAACCGCCTTGTGAATACGGAAGCAGAAATGCAGGGACGCATGGATTCGCTGCCTGTCCTTACAGAAGTCATGCAGGATTCGCTGTCGATTCAATCTGTAGGTAATGCGGCAGTTTTGAATGGAAATAATGCAAGTGAGTATCAGGAACTTACCAAACGGCTGGATACCTACACTGCAGATTATAAAACAAAGCATGCAGCGTTGATGCAGACTGTGAAAACTGCAGAGTGGCAGGAAAAGCTGAATGCTGCGGAAAAGTTGTATGAAAACAGTTACGAGCCTAAATTAAAGCAGGCCATTGAGGCCGCACAGGGAGCAGGCAGTACTTCCAGTGCATCCAGCCTGCTGAAAGAGGCCAGCACTGTTGGTGACCAGATTCTAAACACATATCAGCAGTTTATGAGTGTCCGCCAACAGAATTCTAAGACAAGTTACGATGAAAATACTGCAGAAACAAGAATAATCTTTATTGTGATATTGATTATCGCTGCGTTCAGCCTTGTCGTTGCGGTTACTTTGGAGGTACGAATCACCAAATCAATCAGCAAACCGCTGAATGAACTTTCTGATTCTGCTGTTCAGCTTTCGTATGGCAACTTGAAAGCTCGGTCTAATTATATATCCGAGGATGAGATTGGTGTTGCATCAGCTGCATTAAATGATTCGTTTGCTTCTTTGCAGGATGTTGTCAGTGAAGTTTCTCAAATCTTAGAGGATATTTCAAAAGGTAAGTGCGACCACACCGAAGTGCGTACCTACAAAGGCGACTTTGCTCCGATTTCCAAGGCACTGAACATTATTCTCAATAACCTGAATGAGATATTCACCTCTATCAATGAATCCGCAGCACAGGTCGAAAGCGGCTCCAGCGAAGTTGCAAACGGTGCGCAGGCACTGGCGCAGGGTGCAACTGAGCAGGCCAGTTCTGTGGAGGAGCTTTCCTCCCAGATTGAGGAAGTCTCCAAGAAAGTACAGGAGAATTCAACAGGTATTACGGCCATTGCATCGGAAATGAATTCTGCTGCATCCCAAGCTGAAACCGGCAACGAGCAGATGAATGAGATGCTTACGGCTATGAACAACATTGCAACTTCTTCTGAAGAAATCGGCAAGATTATTAAAGTGATTGACAACATTGCGTTCCAGACCAACATTTTGGCACTGAACGCATCTGTTGAAGCGGCTCGCGCGGGGGCAGCAGGAAAAGGTTTTGCTGTTGTTGCAGAAGAAGTCCGCAACTTGGCCAGCCGTTCTGCTGATGCTGCAAAGCAGACTTCTGTGCTGATTGCAAGCTCAACTGGTAAAGTACAGGATGGCCTGACGCTGGCTGATAATACAGCGAAAGCGCTGTCAGAAATTGCAGAAAGCATTCAGACAATTAATACGAAGATTAATGACATTGAGAATGCATCTACTGCACAGGCAACCGCGATTTCGCAGATTAATCTGGGCGTGGAGCAGGTTTCCGCGGTTATCCAGACCAATTCTGCGACAGCACAGCAGAGCGCCGCAGCGAGCGAGGAACTTTCCAAACAGGCAGAGAACCTCAAAGGGGAAATCAACTGGATTCAGCTGCGCAAATAA
- a CDS encoding sugar nucleotide-binding protein, with the protein MKILILGASGLVGRALRQKLFAEDVCGTYCRQIDAYHADDKMFRLDATDGNRFTELLQAVKPQVIISCMRGDFAAQLCLHRRLTKFLKGKEDSRLIYFSTANVFDNSLTAPHYENDTLDAKSEYGVFKMQCEALLREALGSRCVILRIPEVWGKDCPRLSAMKAMAKNGQAIHVYENDFLNYTLDSQIADCVQEILQKDLRGVFHVGTSDMCSHAEFRRKIAKQLHLAPLFEAERSEENAFQAVLTARSDLPAAQYFTIDMLLDRLFQSESV; encoded by the coding sequence GTGAAAATTTTAATTTTAGGAGCAAGCGGGTTGGTTGGCAGAGCGCTTCGGCAAAAACTCTTTGCCGAAGATGTTTGCGGTACATATTGCCGCCAGATTGATGCATATCATGCAGATGATAAGATGTTTCGGCTGGATGCAACAGATGGAAACAGATTTACAGAACTTCTGCAGGCCGTAAAACCGCAGGTCATCATTTCCTGTATGCGTGGTGACTTTGCGGCGCAGCTTTGCCTGCATAGGCGACTGACTAAATTTTTGAAAGGAAAAGAAGACAGCCGTCTGATTTACTTTTCCACTGCCAATGTGTTTGACAATTCCCTAACAGCACCACATTATGAAAATGATACGCTGGATGCCAAAAGCGAGTATGGCGTTTTTAAAATGCAGTGTGAAGCACTTTTGCGTGAAGCGCTTGGAAGTCGCTGTGTGATTTTGCGAATCCCGGAAGTTTGGGGAAAAGACTGCCCGCGGCTTTCTGCAATGAAAGCTATGGCGAAAAATGGGCAGGCAATTCATGTTTACGAAAATGATTTTCTTAACTATACGCTGGATTCGCAGATAGCTGACTGCGTACAGGAAATTTTACAGAAAGATTTGCGCGGCGTTTTTCATGTTGGTACCAGTGATATGTGCTCACATGCAGAATTTCGGCGAAAAATTGCCAAGCAGTTGCATCTTGCACCGCTGTTTGAAGCAGAACGTTCGGAGGAGAATGCTTTTCAAGCGGTGCTGACAGCCCGCAGTGATTTGCCGGCAGCGCAGTATTTTACCATAGATATGCTGTTGGACAGACTGTTTCAATCGGAATCAGTTTAA